AAGTATATCTTCGGTTTCCGCACGCCTTATAGATATTTAGCAGCTGCTCATTCAGTCACTATACAGTCGCTCTCAGCCTCAggtactctctctctctctctctcaatccTTATCGAATTTCCGGTAATTTTCCGTTCTTCTTGTCTGATGTTTTTTCTACATTATTGGATGCGGGGTTGGACTTGAGGTTCGATATTGAAAACTTGTGCTATAACTGGACAATGATGTTTCGTTACTAACAAAAGTCGATTCTGTGTTTGCTTTTCCCCTCCCCTCCCTTCCCCTCTGGAAACGCCTTAGGTTTCTATTTGTTAGCCAACCATTTTATAGATCTGGTTAAATTTGGATTCTGCGTTGCTGATTTGAAGTAATGCTTCTTCTTGTATGTTTTGGGTTGCAGTTACTGTTGTAGATCTAGATATTACCTGAACTAGTCTCTGCTTCAATTTTAAGTACTCTGGGTGCTGGATTTAAAAGGCTAAAGGTTTCCAAAAAATGAAGTTGGACCACTTGAATTTCTATGTAGGAGTTGTTTGCAAAACGACATGCATAAAGGCCTGGCGTCCATCCAGGGAAACCATGGATGTAGTTTCTTGTGGGTGATCAAATATCGTGATTGTACCGATAATTACGAGTTTCTGTCACTCGCAACTATACCATTTTTCAGTTTAGAATGGGAATGTTAAAATTCACCATCACGGGCTTGTCTTTTAGCGTGCATGATTTGTGACAACCAttactttttaacttttgttttgAGTAACTAACCCAAAATATCATCCTTTACTTGTGCACATTGTGCCCTTTTAAGACAGGGAACGGAAAAATGAAGTTATAAAAGACAAACTAAAATGCAAGGGCATGCaagtccttttttttttttcggcaAGATCAAGTCAAGCTCCTAGTTGTGCCTCAGTGGTTCAACCACTTTATCTGGCACAGCAATGTTGCAAAAACTAACCCCAGGCTGCAATAATTTgcttaagaattttttattttttggtaaacACTTGCAAGGTTATTTTCGATCGACGGACCAGGGACTTAAATCAAGGtgaaaaaattgatcattatgtttggttttatttttggagtgttttattttgtgttttagagatagagagagaaaatagagataaataagtgtgtgttgtaGATAgagtatgtttggatttgtttttaaaggtaatttaaaatattttaaaataagtggtgtatgtttgttgttgggatttgagagacaaaaattactgtttatcgtcaaatcatgtctcttttatatattttctatgtataaatatgtatatatataaatattgtatggttaatattgtattttttggaaacaaaaattactgttcattgtcaaatcatgtttcttttatattatatttatatatataagtgtgtatatatctattacatataaaaagttcaaaaataaaaaaacgcACAATCAATGTGTGAAAACAAAGAgacaaacattgggtatgttttatcttgtctcggAAATTATTcgaaaatgaaaccaaacatagtggaTAGTTTTTGTACAATGTTATTTTCATTGCAATCTGAATCAATAGTGGAAGCATGTTATGCTGTTAACTTGTACATGCCTAATAGTAGACTGTATATGAACTTGCCCATTATGAAACATAATTTCATTAGCCGTTTGTTTCCATTATAACTAATTATGGGGTCATTAAGGACAGCATCAAATAAACTCTGTGTATGACTGAAACATAAGGCTTAATTTTCCCAACCGTTGTTGGCCTATCATGTTACTCATTAAACCGCATACACTGGCTTACATGTGAATCTGGCCAaccatttaatataaatatttgtttgaatgACTGCAGCAatcttcattttcataatGTCGGATCTTGAGGCCCCCCTACGCCCCAAGAGGAAGAAGGTTTGGGTGGACTACTTTGTCCAGTTCCGATggataattgttatctttgttGTTCTTCCAATCTCCTTCACACTCTACTTCCTCACATATCTTGGGGATGTGAAATCCGAATGCAAATCATTCAAGCAGCGTCAGAAGGAACATGATGAAAATGTCAAGAAGGTCGTGAAACGCCTCAAGGAGAGGAACCCGAAGAAGGATGGTCTTGTCTGCACAGCCCGGAAGCCCTGGATTGCTGTTGGAATGCGTAATGTGGACTATAAGCGTGCTCGACATTTTGAGGTTGACCTTTCTGCCTTTAGAAATGTTTTGGACATTGACAAGGAGAGAATGATCGCCAGAGTGGAGCCTCTGGTAAATATGGGTCAGATTTCAAGGGTTACTGTTCCGATGAATCTGTCCCTTGCAGTTGTTGCCGAGCTTGATGATCTGACTGTTGGTGGTCTGATCAATGGCTATGGTATTGAAGGAAGCTCCCATCTTTACGGTCTGTTTTCGGATACTGTCGTGGCTTATGAAATTGTTTTGGCTGACGGACAGGTGGTTAGAGCTACAAAGGACAATGAATACTCTGACCTTTTCTATGCTATCCCCTGGTCTCAGGGGACACTGGGACTACTTGTTGCAGCTGAGATTAAGCTTATACCTGTCAAGGAATACATGAAGCTCACATATAAGCCTGTAGTGGGTAATCTTAAGGAGCTAGCACAAGGATACATGGATTCGTTTGCACCAAGGGATGGAGATCAGGACAACCCTAACAAGGTTCCAGACTTTGTTGAGACCATGATTTACTCCCCTACTGAAGCTGTCTGCATGACCGGAGTTTATGCTTCTAAAGAAGAAGCCAAAATGAAGggaaataaaatcaataatgttGGATGGTGGTTCAAACCCTGGTTTTACCAGCATGCACAAACAGCACTGAAGAAGGGGGAGTTTGTAGAGTATATCCCCACCAGAGAATATTACCACAGGCATACAAGGTGCTTGTACTGGGAGGGAAAGCTCATCCTTCCATTTGCTGATCAATGGTGGTTCAGGTTTCTTCTTGGATGGATGATGCCACCCAAGGTCTCTCTTCTTAAGGCAACTCAAGGTGAAGCCATTAGGAATTATTACCATGAGATGCACGTCATTCAGGATATGCTTGTTCCACTTTACAAGGTTGGAGATGCTCTGGAGTGGGTCCACAGAGAGATGGAGGTATGTTGCTAATTTTTCCTATCTTAAGACAACACAACAGTATTTGTGTTATCATTGCAGCCCATTTTTCAGAATATTAACAGTTCAATGTTCTCTAGGTCTATCCTATCTGGCTCTGCCCACACAGGCTATATAAACTCCCAGTCAAAACCATGGTGTATCCGGAACCAGGATTTGAGCAACACCACAGACAGGGCGATACACACTATGCTCAGATGTATACTGATGTTGGAGTCTACTATGCTCCTGGACCCGTCTTGAGGGGTGAGGTATTCGATGGCTCTGAGGCGGTTCGTAAAATGGAGAACTGGTTGATTGAAAACCACGGGTTCCAGCCACAGTATGCCGTGTCTGAGCTCAATGAGAAGAACTTCTGGAGAATGTTTGATGCTGATCTTTACGAGCATTGCAGACGCAAGTACGGAGCTGTTGGTACCTTCATGAGCGTGTATTATAAATCGAAGAAAGGTAGGAAGACCGAGAAGGAGGTTCAGGAAGCTGAGCAGGCTATTCTTGAGACTCCAGATGCAGAAGCTGCTTAAGGGATGTTGGTACTTCTGGAATATGTTAAGAGTGTTCTCGATGGTTTTTGTAGGATTATTGTCCGTCTTTTTCTGCTTTTCTGAGTTTTCCAGTATTTTCTATGCTCAGCTTATGTATTAAGATTTGTAGTTTGCTCATTTGAACCGTTGACTTCTACTTTTGGACCATGAAGTATCTGTACCATCTCACCGCCCCTTTCCCTCTCTTATTGTCGTTAAGTTGTCATGCAGGCTCTCCTAATTGGAACGATAACTGGTTCTTTTTTTGGACTTCATCTGGATGATTAAGCACCTGCTACTGTAAAATTTCATGCTGCAGTTGTTCTGTTGAGGCTGCTACTCTGTCCTCAGGTAACGGCCCATATTATGATGTCTGCCGAGGTGTAAGAACTGATTGTAGGCAGGTTATAGTGCTCGTAATTAGGTGTGTTATCTGTGTACACTGTGGGGTATGATTGAATCAGATTTCAACGCCTAACAAATCTTCCGAGTGTCCTATGAATCGTTGCAAAAGTTTTGATCACCTGACAAATAGAATCACAAGACCTAGACCGAACTCCAAATCAGATGTGAATATGAGAATGCcatttaaaatggaaaatttcaACATGACAACCTGAAAACCTGGAAGGGTGTGCGAGATGATGGGTTTGATTTAGTACTTTTGGGACTGCGGTTGTCGAAAGATGTGctgatataaaattaaagaaaaaaaaagatgtgcTGATATCACTGTGATTGACGTATTACAAATAAAGGctgaattgcatttttgggcCTTCTTGTAGCTATTGGGCCCGTGATGTCCAATGTATTCGTGACGGGCCGCCTCGGGACATCCCCAACCTGTTCGGACCAAATGTTGAAGAACATCACTGCGCCCATACACCTTCACCTTCATCAAAAGTGGGACCAAGTCGAAAATCTCTGGACTGGACGAGAacttatttatacaaaattttctaactctttttaataaatttgatcgagtttacactaattttattataagtacaatacaattattatataattaatatattattttaaaaaataactaattacataataattgtattgcaattgttttgtaattaatcTAATTCGGACATACATATTTTGAGTAAAAAACATTTCACCTAATCCTCGtcatgatttttcataaatactGTTTTGTCAAAGTCTGACCACTCAAATGTAGGTAAAGTAGTGAGACACAATGGAGGCAAAATTACTACactaataatgtaataatcaCTTAGAATGAGGCGGCGTGAACTCGAATAGCTTTGCAGATTCCATACTCGAGCAAGAAAATACTTCTCCAGATTTTAATGGACAGTTGTCGAGAGGCTATTGGCTGCTAGAAAGTGAACGTTAAGCCTACCGTTAGAGAACTTGCTTTTCGAAATTTCCACGTTCTTCCAATCATCCTTTATTAACGAAGAAGTTCCTGTCCAGAGAGGCAGATTCTCGCGCTTTCcccttatttattaaaacctCAATCTTTCTCTTCTTACAAAAAACACACGCGCGCACATATACTAAGTattaagagagagaagagTTGATCTTAGAGATGGGGATGGTAATAGTACTATCTTTGcctttcattcttttttcttttcttcttggNNNNNNNNNNCATACGCCAGAGGTTTTCGGCGCCCCAGCTCCGCCGCCTGGCAGTGTCGTCGCCGATTTCCATCATCCTTCTCCACCGCCTCAGACCCACCTCAAGCCCGATAATTCTGCCAATGTTTAGTACTGTAGTGCTAGCTGCTGCCGCTGCTTCGGATAAAGAGACCGAGAATTTTTGGTTTGAGAAAAGAAACTGTTGCGTGTGAAGTCTTCCTGTCATCCTGTGTGTATGTCTGTCTTGTTTTGTGTGGGAATTtgggtgtatatatatataatcggCGGCAGGTTTGGTATATTCAGATTAATTAATACCTGTACACCTTAGTACCTTGTGTCGTCAATCAATTTCTCGATCGTACCCAGAAATATACATATTGGATTCTTggaatgaatttatttagctccaatttatgtaattgagACGAAACACtctaatttgtatttatatttatttctttataattgtcataattaaatagatgaatttgaaattccaTAACTTTAAGTGTATGAGTTGAAATTTCTTTCTACCTTAACaataattgatgaaata
This genomic window from Sesamum indicum cultivar Zhongzhi No. 13 linkage group LG12, S_indicum_v1.0, whole genome shotgun sequence contains:
- the LOC105175842 gene encoding delta(24)-sterol reductase, whose product is MSDLEAPLRPKRKKVWVDYFVQFRWIIVIFVVLPISFTLYFLTYLGDVKSECKSFKQRQKEHDENVKKVVKRLKERNPKKDGLVCTARKPWIAVGMRNVDYKRARHFEVDLSAFRNVLDIDKERMIARVEPLVNMGQISRVTVPMNLSLAVVAELDDLTVGGLINGYGIEGSSHLYGLFSDTVVAYEIVLADGQVVRATKDNEYSDLFYAIPWSQGTLGLLVAAEIKLIPVKEYMKLTYKPVVGNLKELAQGYMDSFAPRDGDQDNPNKVPDFVETMIYSPTEAVCMTGVYASKEEAKMKGNKINNVGWWFKPWFYQHAQTALKKGEFVEYIPTREYYHRHTRCLYWEGKLILPFADQWWFRFLLGWMMPPKVSLLKATQGEAIRNYYHEMHVIQDMLVPLYKVGDALEWVHREMEVYPIWLCPHRLYKLPVKTMVYPEPGFEQHHRQGDTHYAQMYTDVGVYYAPGPVLRGEVFDGSEAVRKMENWLIENHGFQPQYAVSELNEKNFWRMFDADLYEHCRRKYGAVGTFMSVYYKSKKGRKTEKEVQEAEQAILETPDAEAA